A window of the Bradyrhizobium ottawaense genome harbors these coding sequences:
- the ilvN gene encoding acetolactate synthase small subunit, which yields MNQPASAYFLEERHDPTEAHTLSVLVQNEPGVLARVIGLFSGRGYNIESLTVSETESQKHLSRITIVTTGTPMVIEQIKHQLDRMVPVYRVVDMTLTGRSIERELAMVKVRGGGDSRVEALRLADAFRARVIDATTESFVFEITGNSAKISQFIDLMRPLGLVEVSRTGVAAIGRGPEGM from the coding sequence ATGAACCAGCCCGCATCCGCCTACTTCCTCGAAGAGCGCCACGATCCGACCGAGGCGCACACGCTGTCGGTGCTGGTGCAGAACGAGCCGGGCGTACTCGCGCGCGTGATCGGACTGTTTTCGGGGCGCGGCTACAACATCGAAAGTCTCACCGTCTCCGAGACCGAGAGCCAGAAACATCTCTCCCGCATCACCATCGTCACCACGGGTACGCCGATGGTGATCGAGCAGATCAAGCACCAGCTCGACCGTATGGTTCCGGTCTATCGCGTCGTCGACATGACGCTGACCGGCCGTTCGATCGAGCGGGAACTGGCGATGGTCAAGGTGCGCGGCGGCGGCGACAGCCGCGTCGAGGCGTTGCGGCTGGCGGATGCGTTCCGCGCCCGCGTGATCGACGCCACCACCGAAAGCTTTGTGTTCGAGATCACGGGCAATTCCGCCAAGATCAGTCAATTCATCGACCTGATGCGCCCGCTCGGCCTCGTCGAGGTGTCGCGCACCGGAGTTGCCGCGATCGGGCGCGGGCCCGAAGGGATGTGA